The nucleotide window GCTCCCGTCGGTTCCTCCGGCTCCAGCGCCATGCCACAGAGCGGGCAGTTGCCTGGGTGATCCTGCCGGATCTGCGGATGCATCGGGCAGGTCCAGATCGTCCCCGGCTTGCCCTCTCTGGCTGCGGAACGCTGTTGGGGCGCATGATGGCAGCTCATGCCCCGCATGGAGGGCGCAGCCTTTTCCTGCACTTCCTTCACAGGTTCCAGCGTCATGCCGCATTTGGGGCATGTGCCGGGATGCGCCTCCCTGATCTCGGGGTGCATGGGACACGTCCACATCGTGGGAGGCGTGCTGTCAGCCTTGATGAAGGAGGCCGGATCGGCCTCAAACTTCTTCTGGCAGTGGGCGCTGCAGAAAAAAGAGATGTGGCCATTGCGATCACTTTTGAACCGGCTGGTAGCCGGATCAACCATCATGCCGCATACGGGATCGCGTGTCTTCATGGTGGCTGACGGGTTCGTCGGCATTGTTTTCGTTCCGAACGTGAGAGGTGAATATCCTTTAGGTGTCGGCAAGCCGCCGGAAGATGCGCCAGCGTCTTTTTACGCTCTGATTCCCTGATGGGCGTGATTGAGAGTCTGAGCAAGCATAAATCCGAGAAAGACTGCGATCATGCCAAGCACGAGTGAAATCCCGACATTCAGGCAGGCCCTGCCGGGATGACCGTTCTGGAGCAGGTCAAAGGTCTGGAGGCTGAATGAGGAAAAAGTGGTATAACCACCGCAGATCCCGACCATGAAAACAAGGCGGGCCGTGTCAGAAACCTGCACCCGCCCTCCTGCCGCCGTCAGTGCTGCAAACAGGGCTATGGCGAATGAACCGGTGAAGTTGATGAAGATCGTGCCCCAGGGAAGACTATGGCTCCAGCGGGCAGTGGTGAGCCCCACCCAGTATCGGAGCAACGTCCCTGTGGCGCCTCCCGACGCAATCAGGAGTGTCGGCAGAATGTTGGGCAGCATGACGTATCTTACCTGCGGTCAATGATGGGTCAGGATAGGAAGCGTGGTGTGTG belongs to Acetobacter sp. and includes:
- the crcB gene encoding fluoride efflux transporter CrcB, whose translation is MLPNILPTLLIASGGATGTLLRYWVGLTTARWSHSLPWGTIFINFTGSFAIALFAALTAAGGRVQVSDTARLVFMVGICGGYTTFSSFSLQTFDLLQNGHPGRACLNVGISLVLGMIAVFLGFMLAQTLNHAHQGIRA